CGAGCGCGTCTTCGTCAATCGGTTGGCCGTCTATGACGCGGCCGGCAAGCTCGCCGCCGAAGGAAACGCCGGCGATTATTACGTCTCCGCTGACTCGCAGAGCGAACTCGCGACGGGCGACAACACGCTGACGATTCCGATCCCGCAACTGCAGCCGGGCAGCACGTTGGAGTTTACCTACACGCGCGAGAGTCTCGGAGCTGAGGAATTTGGCTACGAGAACGTCATGCTGACGTCGTCGATTCCGGTGCAAGCCGCGGCGGCGTTCGTCGTCGGCGACATCGATAAGTTGGCCTACACGTCGAGCGGCCCCGAGCCGCGTCGTAGCGCAGAGGGGGGACTGTTTTGGGGGATGAGCGATCCGCCGGTCTACGTCGATGAATCCTCTCAGCCTCCTGTCGCCGAGTTCTTGCCAGTGATTCACCTCACCGACGCAGGGCAGGAGTGGAAGGTTTTGGGGGACGAATACGCTGAGCAAATCGCCGATCGTCTCAAACCAGACGACATTGCTGCGGCAAAAGCTGCGGAATTGACGAAGGGAATTGCCGGACGGGATGAGAAGATCGCGGTGCTCACGCGGTTCGTGCAGAAGCAACTGAACTACCAAGGGCTGGAGTTTGGCGTCCGCGGGCTCATGCCGAACACAGCGGCGAAGTCGCTGGAAAACGGCTACGGCGACTGCAAAGACCATTCTGTGTTGCTCAAGCAACTCCTCGACGCCGCCGGCATCCCGGCGCAAGTTGCAATTGTCAACTCCAGCGGCGACGTCGACGGGCGGCTGCCGTCAGCTTCGCAATTTGACCACATGATCGTTTCGATTCCCGGCCCTGACGGCGGCGACGCCGGCCGAACGTTCGTCGATTGCACGGCTAAGTATTCCGACCCCCGCCAGGTGACCGCTGATGAATTCGACGGACGCTTAGCGCTGCTGATCGAGTCGGGCGCGTCGCGCCTCGTGCCAATCGCGCCGCGGACGACGCTCGCTTCAGAAATTCGCTGCGGGCGCGAAGTGACGATTGTTTGCGACGAGCCGGAACGCGAAACAGCGGACGCCGTAGTCAGGGAACAGGTGTCGTTCAGTTCGACGCCGGCCGGGACGCTCCGCTCGATCCTGATCGGGATGCAGCCGCGCGATCGCAAGGAAGCGATCTCGCGATTGATCTCGGACCACGGCGACGTCGAGCTCACTCGATTGGAAGTAGTGAATCTGGAAGACCCCGCGGCGCCGCTGATTCTCCAACTTGAGTACCGGATGGACAACGTATTCCACCGCGTCGGCGACGGGGGATCGCCGCTTTCCGGCCGGCTCGTAAGTCCCTGGGAAACTTGGGTGACGACGGCTTACGCGATGAATGAACGACTGACGCCATTCCGCACGACGGGAGCGGCGATCGTCGGCTCGACTCGCTACGTGCTGCCGGCAGGTTTTACGCTCGATCGCGGTTTAGACTCCGTTGAATCGCCGCCGTCGAACAGTTTCGTCACCTGGCGAGTCGAAGCAAACCCTGCGGACGGCACGACGCTGTTGCACGTCGATCGCCGTGCGGGAAGTCACCCGGCCTCAGCGTTTGCTTCCTGCTCTGCTGAGGCGAAGCAGTTTCTCGACCGCCTCAGGCGACCGATTGCGATTCGTGAGATTTCCTCGACGGCGCAGGCGCCGGGCTACTCAACATTGCGTTGAATTCGCCCAAACGGCCGCGTCTTCGCCTTCGAGCCGCAGGGTGAGGCATTTGGCGCTACCGCCAGCTTTGACGAATTCGCCCAGCGGCGTTTCGACCGGCGTGAAGCCGGCGTTTCGCAATTGCTCGTGCAAATGCGGGCAGCCAACGTTCGTTACCACCGTGCGTCCGACGACGACCGCATTGCAGGCGAAGCTGCGGGCCTCTTCCTCCTCAACGGCGATGAGCGTCGGCACGTTCGCGGCGAGGACGCGTTGGCCGTAGTCGTCGAACGCCCCCGGGAAGTAGATCGCCGAGTCTGCCGTGAGCGGGCAGAAGCAGGTATCGAGGTGGTAGTAGTACGAGTCGATCAGCTCCAGCGGCAAGACGCGAATCCCAAGCATCTCGCCAATCTGCTGATGCCCCAGCGCGTCGCTCCGCTGGCGGTACCCAGCGAAGAGGGTGTCGCCGCAAAACAGGGCGTCACCGGCGCCTTCGAAGCTGAACTGGTTCGGCGTTTCGAGCGCTTCGAACCCGTCGGCCGCGAGCCATCGGCGAAAGTGCTCCTCTTCGCCTTGCCGCTGCGGATGCTTGAAGTGTGAGATTACTGCCTTCCGGCCAAAAACCATCGCCGCGTTGGCGGTGAAGACCAGGTCAGGCAGGCCGTCCACGGGAGCGAGTTCTTCGATCGTCGCTCCCGCCGCGACCAAGTGCCCGCGCAAGGCTCGCCACTGTTCCTGGGCAAGCGGATGGTCCGCTTGCCGTTCAGTATTCATCCACGGATTGATTTCGTAGTGAATGCCGTAATGGGTCGGCGGGCACATCAAGATACGAGGCGAAGACATGGCAAGCGACCTAGCTGTTCACAACCCACTTACTCACCTAAACACCTACTCCTCAGGCGCCAGCCTGCTGCTCCAACTTCCGCACCTCCGCAACCAGCGCCCGCAAGAACGGTTCGACGTCGGTCACAAGTCCCACCGTCTGGAAGCTGCCACGGTCGTTCAGCTTGATGACGGTCGACGGGTTGATGTCGACGCAGACGACCTTCACGACGGCCGGCAGTAAGTTGCCGACGGCAACCGAGTGTAGCGTCGTGGCCACCATCAGGCAGAAAGAAACGTCCTTCACCATCGACCGCATGATCCGCTGGCACTCCAGGGCGTCGGTCACTACGTCGGGCAGCGGTCCATCGTCGCGGATGCTGCCCGAGAGGTGGAACTGCACACCGTTCTTGATGCACTCGTACATGATGCCGCTGCGCAGCGTGCCCGCCTCGACGGCGGCGGCAATCGAACCCGCACGGCGGATGCGGTTGATCGACCGCAAGTGGTGTTCGTGCCCTGCGTCGACGCTCGTCCCTTCGTTCAGATTGACGCCGAGACTCGTGCCAAACAGCGATTGCTCGATGTCGTGCGTCGCCAGCGCGTTGCCGGCGAATAGCTTGTGGAGGTAGCCGTCGCGGAGCAGTTCGCATACCAGCGGGCCGCTGCCGGTATGGACGATTGCCGGTCCGCCGACGAGCAGCGACTTCTTCGCATCGCGACGGTTTTCGAACAGCTGCCGCGCGATCTCGCGAATGACCACCCCTTTGGGCTTCTCCGTCGACACGGCGCTGTTCATAAACCCGAACGCATGGCCTTGCTCTTGCCGCTCGAGCGGGAAGACCCGCGTGCCGACGTGCCCGACCACGACCTTCATCCCGCGCTTGACCTCGGTCATCGGCAAGCAGCGGCAGGTGATCGATCGGTCGTCGACGATGACGCCGCAGTCCATTTCCTGATCGCCGACTTCGATCCAGTGCCCGCCGAGCCGAATCTCGGTCCTTTGATTAGTTGTGCTGTAGAAGCCTTCGGGAAAGGCCCCATCCATGTCGGCCTCGACTAGTCGCGCGTCGCCTCCGTGGACCGCGACGGCGCCATGATCGGCAATCTGAGCGATGATCGCCTGCAGGGCTTCTTCACTTGCGGCGCGGACCTCGATGCGGGCGAAGCTCGGATCGCTTCGGTCGTGCCCGATCGCCACGTCCTTGATGGTGAACTCCCCCCCGGCGGCGGTGATGCCGTCGAGGACTTTGGGCAAAATGAGGCTGTCGATGATATGGCCTCGAACTTCGACGTCTTCCACGGCGGCGAACGTGGATTTCTGGGACGACGAGACCAGACCTGGATTCGACACGGTGGAAACCTCCATTCGAACCGACGAGGGGGACTTCTGTAGGTATTCTAGGCGTCGACAAGGCTGGCGGCCCGCCGGAATGCCGATTGGGCAAAGTTCGCCGGCGGGGGGCGTTCAACGCAGATTACGGCGAGTCCTATTCGCCTTGCTGACAACACTTTATATTGTTTACAGAGGCTCGGCAGACGTTGCCACGCCTTTCCCAGAGGCCCATCGCGCGCCTCCGGCCCCCACGTGCGGGCTGTCACCATTTTCATCGACGTAGCAGATGGACCAAAACCAGAATTCCTCTTCCTGGGACGACCTCATCAAGGAGATCGGCGCCGCCCCGGCCCCCGACGCGTTGGAGCGGAAACGCCCCGCGATCGAAACGACTGTCATCCCGCCGACGATCGTCGCCGCCCCGCCGAAGGCGAAGCCGAGCGATTGGGGTGGCCTCGCCTCGCAATTGGGCATCGAAGTTCCGCCGGAACCAGAGCCCGTTGCCAAGCCGCAGCCCAAAGCGAAGGCCGAACCACCGGCGAAGGCAGAGCCCAAACCGCAGCCGAAGGCTGAACCCAAGGCAAAGGCGGAGCCGAAGCCAAAGCGAGAATCGAAGCGGGCTCCCCGCGCCGAAGCCGAGGAGCCGCGTCACGAGCCTACGCCGGGCGAACTCGAATCGAGCTTCGCAGGCATCGAGCCGTTGGAATCGAGCTTCGTAGAGATCATCGAAGAAGAGATCGTCTCGGTCGAGTTCAGCGACGATGATTCCGATCTAGCTGACGAGTTCGCTTCGCGTTTGGGCGATGATTCGCTGTCGGGCGAAGCGGCTCGCAACGCGTTCGACGCTTTGTTCGAGGGGACGTTCGCTCCGCCAGCTCCGCGTCCGCCCCGCCCGCCGCGTGCCCCCCGGGGCCGCGAAGAGGGGCGCCGCGGTCCGCGCTGGCGAGAGGAAGGCGATGACGACGAAGCCCCCGTATCGCGCCCCGTTGAGGACGAACTCGATCCGCTGGAAGGCGCCGGTGACGATGAGGAAGATGAAGTCGCCGATGAAAGCGAAGTGGCTGCCGAAGAGACCGAAGGCGCAGTTGGCGAAGAGGGGGATCGCCCCCGTCGCCGTCGCCGTCGTCGTCGCGGCGGTCGCGGGCGCACTCGCGAAGGGCGTAGCGATGAACCGCGCCAAGAACGCGATTTGGAAGATTCCGAATCGGACGCGGACGAAGAACTGAGCGACAGCGTCGAGCCGGCCGAGCAAGACGAAGACGAGGCGCCAGCCGAAGCTGCGGAGGGCGATCGCCCGCGTCGTCGTCGCCGTCGTCGCCGTCGCGGTGGTTCGAGCGAAGGCTCCGAAGAACGTCCCGCTGCCGCTCGCAAGCCCCGTCCTGCTTCGCGCCGTGACGAGGAGAGTGACGGCGAAGAGGAGCACGACGAAGAGGCGGAGCACGATGATGACGACTTCGCTCCTGTCACCCGTTCGCGTGACGATGACGACGAAGATGATGACGACGATGACATGCCGCAAATGTCGCACAAGAACATCCCGACCTGGTCGGAGGCGATCGGCGTGATGGTCGATCTGAACCTGCAGTCGCGGAAGGATTCGCCGTCGCGGCCCGGCGGCCCCGGCGGCGGGCGCGAACGAGGCGGTCGAGGTCGCGGTCGAGGCCGCGGTCGGGGACGCAGTAGTTCGTAAGGTCGAAGTTGTTGCAGTAAAACAAACGGCGGCGCCGTCGTTGGGATCGTCCCAGCGACGGCGTCCGCGCGTTTCAGGCGTTCAATTTAACCAGCACACGGAAGAGGTCGCCGCATGAACGCGGGTTCCCAGACCATTGTTGGACAGGTCGTCGACATTGCCGGTCGGAAGATCGCCGCAGCGGAAGTGAGCGTCGTCGACGGGCGAATCGCCGCGATCACGCCGACGACGAAGCCTGCCGCGACGTTCCTCTTACCGGGGTTCGTCGACGCCCATGTCCATGTCGAAAGTTCGATGCTCGTGCCGAGCGAGTTCGCTCGCGCGGCGGTCGTTCACGGCACCGTCGCCACGGTGAGCGATCCACACGAGATCGGCAACGTACTCGGCGTCGCCGGCGTCCACTACATGCTGGAGAACGCCTCGCACGTGCCGTTCAAGTTCTACTTTGGCGCCCCTTCGTGCGTCCCGGCAACGACGTTCGAGACTGCCGGGGCGACGATCTCGGTCGCCGAGGTCGAGCAGTTGCTCGACGATCCGCGGAT
This sequence is a window from Lacipirellula parvula. Protein-coding genes within it:
- a CDS encoding TIGR00300 family protein; amino-acid sequence: MSNPGLVSSSQKSTFAAVEDVEVRGHIIDSLILPKVLDGITAAGGEFTIKDVAIGHDRSDPSFARIEVRAASEEALQAIIAQIADHGAVAVHGGDARLVEADMDGAFPEGFYSTTNQRTEIRLGGHWIEVGDQEMDCGVIVDDRSITCRCLPMTEVKRGMKVVVGHVGTRVFPLERQEQGHAFGFMNSAVSTEKPKGVVIREIARQLFENRRDAKKSLLVGGPAIVHTGSGPLVCELLRDGYLHKLFAGNALATHDIEQSLFGTSLGVNLNEGTSVDAGHEHHLRSINRIRRAGSIAAAVEAGTLRSGIMYECIKNGVQFHLSGSIRDDGPLPDVVTDALECQRIMRSMVKDVSFCLMVATTLHSVAVGNLLPAVVKVVCVDINPSTVIKLNDRGSFQTVGLVTDVEPFLRALVAEVRKLEQQAGA
- a CDS encoding dimethylarginine dimethylaminohydrolase family protein, whose translation is MSSPRILMCPPTHYGIHYEINPWMNTERQADHPLAQEQWRALRGHLVAAGATIEELAPVDGLPDLVFTANAAMVFGRKAVISHFKHPQRQGEEEHFRRWLAADGFEALETPNQFSFEGAGDALFCGDTLFAGYRQRSDALGHQQIGEMLGIRVLPLELIDSYYYHLDTCFCPLTADSAIYFPGAFDDYGQRVLAANVPTLIAVEEEEARSFACNAVVVGRTVVTNVGCPHLHEQLRNAGFTPVETPLGEFVKAGGSAKCLTLRLEGEDAAVWANSTQC